The Prevotella melaninogenica region TGACATGATGAATGTTCTTCATATCAGAGTGTACATCAACATCAGCCCATGTAGAAACTACATATCTTTGATTCATTACGCCCATGGCGTACAAGTCAACACGACGTAACCAACCACGTAGATGACCATCCACAAGTTTTGTATTAACTCTGCCTTTATAAGTGAAGTCGCCACCTATCATTCGGTTCGTACTCTTTACATGAGCCGAAAGTTGCTCTCCATGTTTTGAAATGTCTCCATTCAAGCCATCCAATACGTAGTTACCATATTTGAAACTACGAATACGAAGGCTGAGATTGGTTGATGATTTTGGATTTAAGAAGTCTGTGCCTCGTCCTTGCATCTTTATTGTTCCGGAGAAAGCTGATAAACCCATATGGGGTAAGAAACGATGAACTGGGAACGAAGTTGCATCTGCTGTAAGACGATATAGTTCTGTTGCTGTATTATAAGCACCATTCAATCGAATACGTCCGTCACCTTGTGTCAACTGTATGTTACCTGTGTACAGCGTTTTACGCACATGAATATCACCATTTATACCTACTCCATGTGGGAAAGCTATTGTCTTGCGCACATCACGTGGTAATAATTTAGAAACAAAACCAAGATTACTTGCTGTTCCTTTAAGTTTTAAGTCACTGCGAAGATGACCAGCTCCAGACATCATATCAGCTATCCATCCTGTTCCTGTAAGGTCAAAATAGCCTGGCATAGCTAAACGAAGCTGTTTAAAAGCTGCTGAACGAAGATTTCCATCCAGTTGACCCTTTATGATGATATTTTGATTAGGAATTGCCTGATAAATATTCTTTGGTACGGAGGTTAGGAACGGGTGCAAATCTCCCAGACGTAGAAAACCATCTAACTGAGTAGATATCTGCCCAGGATTCTTATCAGCAAAGGCATTCATGTCCATCATAAACCGTCCAGAAAGCTCAGTGTTAGGTAGTCGGAAATACAAATCAGGTAGATTGATACTTGTAGAATCCATAGAAAATGGTCCACGGAAATCCTTTACTATCAGTCCACTCTTTTCCTTCATATTAGCTGTACGAACACGTAATCGAATCTTTGGAGCAGCATATAGGAAGGAATCTATACCTAAATTAACATCTTGCATGGCTATATGTGATGCATCAAAACCTGTCTTTGCATGGCGTACATAGTTTTGATCATAACTAAAATCACCGCCTTGCCAATCTACGTTTGCAACCTTGTATATGTTGTCATGTAATAGAAGTTCAGCTCCGTTAGCTACTGCTTTCTTAAAGTTAGCATGAACACTCATTGTGTCGCCAGGCATATGGAGGCGAAAATCCGTTTTTGTAAGATTAAGTTTATCTATATTGATACGCCAAAGTGGCTTCTGTTTGTTTGGATCTTCGGGTACAGTATCTCCCAAAGCAATATCTACCCATCCCCCTTCTATATCTGCTTTGTTAACACGAACAGAATCACCAACAAGGTTAACTGCATGGCTAACAATATGCAAGCGTTGCAAATCACCACGAATACGTAGGTCACCAATAAAGTTGACGGTATTTGCTTTGAGTTTTGTAAATGTTAATTCGTTTACTTCTACCCTACTTTTAAGCAATGGCAATAGATCTACATTAGCCACCAAGCGATGTACATCTGCCACCGTATCTTTCTTATTAGGGATAGAATCATTCGGGCGAAGCATCTTTAGACCATCTAACTGAAGGTCTAATGGAAAAGAAAGATTGACCCGTTCGATGCTTACCTCCATTCCAGTCTTGTCTGAAACATAGGCCGCCACATGCTTTACAGCCCAATTTTGAACGGGTGGACAATATAGTAAAGCTACGAGGATAAGAAACAGAATGACAGGTGTTGCTACAATTGCAACCAGCCATTTCAAGCTCCTATTCATATTTAAAATGTTAGTCATTAACAACTTTCTCGAGAAAATATCCTTAATAAGTAGGATTAATACGTTAGTAAACTCATATAATTACCTGCAAAGTAACACAAAAAAAATGGAATAGAAGAGTTTAAAAAGGTAAAAAAGCAAAAAGAGAATGGGATAAAATAAGGTTCTCCTGATTATTGTCTAATCGCCTTTCGTATTGCTTTAATAGAAAAACGGAAATTAGATATAAAACAAACAAATAGCCAATATTGTTAATTAGTTTTTCCCTATATCTTCCTATACTAAAAAGCCGATTCATTATTATACCCCGAAAATACAGATAAAGGGATGATATTATATTTACAAAAAACTATAATAAACACATATAAGTAATGATAAAAATGCTACCAAAAAGAAAGTCTACAACAAACAGTAAATCAGCTGGTTATAAAGATGTGTTTTAAAAGGTGCTTAATTAGACTTCAAAAGGGCGTTAGTAAGATCTCAATAGGGCACCTTTTACAAGCCAATTAGGCATCTTTTAGAAGCTAAAAGGGCATGTTTTGCGTTTTGAATTGCGTGAAAATAGTTTACAAACACTACGTAGCTTGACGTCCGAAAAAATAGATGAATGAAAGACTGATGTCAACTTGTTAGAATTTCATTTCAGCAACTCCTTTAGTTTAGTCCATACTTTCAACTTCTCTTCGAATGTCATTCGACTATAGGCAGAAGACGTTGATGGAAAGACATAACATGGTATATTAACTTTGCCAATTGCCTTTAGGAAAGCCTTATATGCTTTTTGACCATTAAAGACAAGGTATTTAATGGATTGATATTGATTCAGTAGGTCTTTTATCTCATTAGTAGAAGGATTGCCGATGAAGCCTCTATCAAGACTACCTTTTCTTAAACCTTCCTTATAAACATCCCACAGCCCTATACCGATATTGTTAAGAAATGAACGGCTCTTTTCTAATCTATTTGTTGAATTGAAAAGATTATTGATAATCTTCCAAAACGTATTGCGTGGATTAAGATAGTAGGACTGCTGCTGGATAGAAATATCTCCAGGCATAGTACCTAAGATGAGTACCTTGGTTTTCTCATTTACCCATGGAACAAGTCCCTGTTTAAAATTAGAAGACATATCTTGAGAAACTGATGGCAAATTTTCTTTACATTTGCTTTTGGGAAATGGCGAGGAGGTAAACTGACAAAGATTAATTGACGTTTTATTCTTTTGACTATCAGTGAAGTCTAAAGATGTTTTAAGGCGTATTTTACCGTCTTCAATAATAAAAAACTGTGGATATTTTCTTGCACGAGTTCTTATCTGTTTGGCTGGAGCCATAGAACCTTCCTGTTGTAGATATAATTTCTTTTCAAATATTTTCTGGGCTATTTCAGCAGAGCTCATCGCAGAACCATAGCCCTCTAATACGTAAATAATAGCTTCATGTAAAGTCATATCAGTCTGTTTTTTTATTCAATTATGTCATTGTATAATATTTCTGTTATCTAACTTTTTGTAGTATTAATAACTAAAGTTTCCCACCCCTCTATTTCATGGGTATTTCAACCAAACTGCTTTGCGAATACCCATGAACGTGAGCCGTTAACACTTGTCTAAAATATGTTTACGGTTGTGAGCTTTTCTTGTTGCCTGTCTTCCAATGCTTGGACCATAATCTCAAAGTTGTTCCGCATTGCTGAGTCGGTGACTATTAACTGCCCTATCTCACTAACAGAGAACCCAAGAACGTCACAAAGAGCAGCAAGCAATCTCTCTATGCAATTCAGCACACGATGCCATAACGTAAGTGCCATGACATCATCTTCCATGTCAGCAAACAATTCACCCATGGTCTCATACTCTGACATCCGTTTTTCTAACGACATCACGATATATGTAATGTAGCAGAGCGTTGCATCAGCAATCTGACCATCAAAGTCTCTCCCCATGTATGAGCCGAGTCCGAGATGTCCTTTTGTCTCCTTGTTGACCACTTCAATGTTCCATCGTATCTGGTATAACTCGAAGGCACGCACAAAGCTCATCGATAGATCCGTACTAAGCATGATGTTCCAAGTCTGTCGACGCCCATATTTAATCAGGTATATCCTGACTGGTATATTCCCCAGACAGCCCCTCAACTCAATGTACTGACACTTGTACTTCCGGCAGCATTTGGTACGTCTTGCATACATTGCTACGAGCTCAGCAGCATTGTGTCGCTTATTCTCCACAAAGTACTTTGTCTTTCCCATCTTTGCAAGACCAATGTAGTGTATAGCTCCGTTGCCTACTCTCCTGATTTCCTCAATGAACTTCTCACAGGCAAACCAACTATCCGCCAAGGCATAATGGGGATGAATACCTCTCTTCCACATGCGCTGGAGCATCCTTATGGCGGAGTCCATCTTGCTCATACCGCATTCTTGATTCCGCTCATACGCTGGGCTCTCTTTCATGCGTCTCTTGGAGAATCTGCTGCGGAGTGCCTTCTTGCCAAGTCCGCCGTCCCCTTTCTTTCCTAATTCCTCATGGATGGAGAAGTCGAACGGC contains the following coding sequences:
- a CDS encoding IS4 family transposase encodes the protein MDAKLDNLSEISKLLSVKSKMSSDILSLFSKFGFGRLLCRLSLEKHDGISAVQQILSLCLFRINGETIHSIYKKNFYHLLTTGKNCYYRMMVRQAMNWRRLLSYTVLRFECILRKNGIQTESENSCVIFDDTTLEKTGRKFEHITKVFDHVRMNYVLGYKLLLCLFFDGKSSLPFDFSIHEELGKKGDGGLGKKALRSRFSKRRMKESPAYERNQECGMSKMDSAIRMLQRMWKRGIHPHYALADSWFACEKFIEEIRRVGNGAIHYIGLAKMGKTKYFVENKRHNAAELVAMYARRTKCCRKYKCQYIELRGCLGNIPVRIYLIKYGRRQTWNIMLSTDLSMSFVRAFELYQIRWNIEVVNKETKGHLGLGSYMGRDFDGQIADATLCYITYIVMSLEKRMSEYETMGELFADMEDDVMALTLWHRVLNCIERLLAALCDVLGFSVSEIGQLIVTDSAMRNNFEIMVQALEDRQQEKLTTVNIF
- a CDS encoding DNA-deoxyinosine glycosylase; translation: MTLHEAIIYVLEGYGSAMSSAEIAQKIFEKKLYLQQEGSMAPAKQIRTRARKYPQFFIIEDGKIRLKTSLDFTDSQKNKTSINLCQFTSSPFPKSKCKENLPSVSQDMSSNFKQGLVPWVNEKTKVLILGTMPGDISIQQQSYYLNPRNTFWKIINNLFNSTNRLEKSRSFLNNIGIGLWDVYKEGLRKGSLDRGFIGNPSTNEIKDLLNQYQSIKYLVFNGQKAYKAFLKAIGKVNIPCYVFPSTSSAYSRMTFEEKLKVWTKLKELLK